The Flavobacterium sp. 123 genome contains a region encoding:
- the ilvB gene encoding biosynthetic-type acetolactate synthase large subunit, whose amino-acid sequence MGTNKISGAEAVIRCLLEEGVNVVYGYPGGAIMPVYDELYKFKDELHHVLVRHEQGATHAAQGFARATGKVGVAIATSGPGATNLVTGIADAQIDSTPLVCITGQVGKHLLGSDAFQETDIIGISTPVTKWNYQVTEAHEIPEIIAKAFFIAKSGRPGPVLIDITKNAQFDELEFSYKKCTSIRSYTPKPTLKLDKVAAAAEIINNAKKPMIIFGQGIILSEAEAELKALIEKSGIPAAWTILGLSALPTDHPLNVGMVGMHGNYGPNVLTNECDVLIALGMRFDDRVTGNLATYAKQAKVVHVEIDPAEIDKNVKTTVAVLADLKEALTALIPLVEKNNHDSWHNEFKEKYKIELEKVIDEELKPNHEGISMGETIEMINKHSKGDAIMVSDVGQHQMFTCRYSKFNTTKSNITSGGLGTMGFALPAAIGAKMGRPDREVVAIIGDGGFQMTIQELGTIFQTQVPVKIVVLNNEFLGMVRQWQQLFFDKRYASTEMINPNFIAIAEGYYIKAKKVTKREDLDAAVAEMMASKDSYFLEVMVEKENNVFPMIPTGASVSDIRLS is encoded by the coding sequence ATGGGAACAAATAAAATATCAGGCGCCGAAGCCGTTATTAGATGCTTATTAGAAGAAGGAGTAAACGTGGTTTATGGCTATCCAGGTGGTGCTATAATGCCTGTTTATGATGAATTATATAAATTTAAAGATGAACTGCATCATGTTTTAGTACGCCACGAACAAGGTGCTACACATGCTGCGCAAGGTTTTGCTAGAGCAACAGGAAAAGTAGGTGTTGCAATTGCAACTTCAGGTCCAGGTGCTACAAACTTAGTTACTGGTATTGCTGATGCTCAAATAGATTCAACGCCTTTGGTTTGTATTACAGGTCAAGTAGGAAAGCATTTATTAGGTTCTGATGCTTTTCAGGAAACTGACATTATTGGAATTTCAACCCCAGTAACAAAATGGAATTACCAAGTTACTGAGGCACATGAAATACCTGAAATTATTGCTAAAGCATTCTTTATTGCAAAATCAGGTCGTCCAGGGCCAGTATTAATTGATATTACTAAAAATGCTCAATTTGATGAGCTAGAATTTAGTTATAAAAAATGTACTAGCATAAGAAGTTATACTCCAAAGCCAACTTTAAAACTTGATAAAGTTGCAGCAGCAGCGGAAATAATTAATAATGCCAAAAAACCAATGATCATATTTGGTCAAGGTATTATTCTTAGCGAAGCAGAAGCGGAGCTTAAAGCTTTAATTGAAAAATCAGGAATTCCTGCAGCATGGACTATTTTAGGTCTTTCGGCATTGCCAACAGATCATCCACTAAATGTAGGGATGGTAGGGATGCATGGAAATTATGGCCCAAACGTTTTGACTAACGAGTGTGATGTTTTGATTGCGCTTGGAATGCGTTTTGATGACCGTGTAACGGGTAACTTAGCAACGTATGCAAAACAAGCTAAAGTGGTTCACGTTGAAATTGATCCTGCTGAAATCGATAAAAATGTAAAAACAACGGTAGCTGTTTTAGCAGATTTAAAAGAAGCTTTGACAGCATTGATTCCTCTTGTTGAAAAAAATAATCATGATTCATGGCATAATGAATTCAAAGAAAAATACAAAATTGAATTAGAAAAGGTTATTGATGAAGAGTTGAAACCAAATCATGAAGGAATTTCTATGGGAGAAACTATTGAAATGATCAATAAACATTCTAAAGGAGATGCTATTATGGTTTCGGATGTAGGGCAACACCAAATGTTTACCTGTCGTTATTCAAAGTTTAACACTACAAAAAGTAACATTACATCAGGAGGTTTAGGAACTATGGGATTTGCTTTGCCAGCTGCAATTGGAGCTAAAATGGGAAGGCCAGATCGTGAAGTAGTGGCTATCATTGGAGATGGAGGGTTTCAAATGACAATTCAAGAATTAGGAACAATTTTTCAAACACAAGTTCCCGTGAAAATTGTGGTACTTAACAATGAATTTTTAGGAATGGTTCGCCAATGGCAACAATTGTTTTTTGACAAACGATATGCTTCCACAGAAATGATAAATCCAAACTTTATTGCTATTGCCGAAGGATATTATATTAAGGCTAAGAAAGTAACCAAAAGAGAAGATTTAGATGCAGCGGTTGCTGAAATGATGGCTTCAAAAGATTCATATTTCCTTGAAGTTATGGTTGAAAAAGAAAATAACGTATTCCCAATGATTCCAACAGGAGCATCGGTTTCGGACATTCGTTTGTCCTAA
- the ilvD gene encoding dihydroxy-acid dehydratase, producing MELNKYSKTITQDETQPASQAMFYGIGLTEEDLKKAQVGIVSMGYDGNPCNMHLNDLAKDIKTGVWAADMVGLIFNTIGVSDGISNGNDGMRFSLVSRDVIADSIETVMGAQWYDGLIAVPGCDKNMPGALMAMGRVNRPSIMVYGGSIHPGKWKGEDLNIVSAFEALGKKIKNTITPEDFKGVIQNACPGAGACGGMYTANTMSSAIEALGMSLPYSSSNPALSPEKKQECVDAGKAIRILLEKDIKPRDIMTRKAFENAITMVAVLGGSTNAVMHLIAMAHSVGIELTLKDFQDISDKTPLLADLKPSGKYLMEDLHNVGGVPGVMKYLLKEGFLHGDCLTVTGKTIAENLASIPDLQDGQEVIFEIQKALKATGNIQILYGNIATEGCVAKISGKEGEFFEGTAVVFEGEKDVIRGIQAGEVKSGNVVIIRYCGPKGGPGMSEMLKPTSAIMGAGLGNTVALITDGRFSGGSHGFVVGHVTPEAYEGGGIALIENGDVITIDAVNNTINMKISDEEFAKRKANWKKPESQIKQGVLLKYMRSVSSASEGCVTDK from the coding sequence ATGGAATTAAATAAATACAGCAAAACAATCACGCAAGACGAAACACAGCCAGCTTCTCAAGCCATGTTCTACGGAATTGGTTTGACAGAAGAGGATCTTAAAAAAGCGCAGGTAGGAATTGTGAGCATGGGTTACGATGGAAATCCGTGTAACATGCACTTAAACGACCTAGCTAAAGATATAAAAACTGGCGTCTGGGCTGCTGATATGGTTGGGTTGATTTTTAATACTATTGGTGTAAGTGATGGTATTTCTAATGGAAATGATGGAATGCGTTTTTCTTTAGTTTCTCGTGATGTGATTGCAGATTCTATCGAAACTGTTATGGGAGCACAATGGTATGATGGTCTGATTGCTGTGCCAGGTTGTGATAAAAATATGCCGGGAGCTTTAATGGCAATGGGAAGAGTAAATCGACCTTCCATTATGGTTTACGGAGGATCTATTCATCCAGGAAAATGGAAAGGAGAGGATTTAAATATTGTTTCTGCTTTTGAAGCTTTAGGTAAAAAAATTAAGAACACAATTACACCTGAAGATTTCAAAGGAGTAATTCAAAATGCTTGTCCAGGTGCAGGTGCTTGTGGTGGAATGTACACCGCAAATACAATGTCATCAGCAATTGAAGCATTAGGAATGAGTTTGCCTTATAGCTCATCAAATCCTGCTTTGAGTCCAGAAAAAAAACAAGAATGTGTTGATGCTGGTAAAGCTATCAGAATATTATTGGAAAAAGATATTAAGCCTAGAGATATTATGACTCGTAAAGCATTTGAAAATGCAATTACTATGGTCGCTGTTTTAGGTGGTTCTACTAATGCGGTAATGCACTTAATTGCAATGGCGCACTCAGTAGGTATTGAATTGACATTAAAAGATTTTCAAGATATCAGTGATAAAACACCATTATTAGCCGACTTGAAGCCAAGTGGTAAATACTTAATGGAAGATCTACATAATGTAGGTGGTGTTCCAGGAGTAATGAAATATTTGTTAAAAGAAGGTTTCTTACACGGTGACTGTTTAACAGTAACAGGAAAAACAATAGCAGAGAATTTAGCTTCAATTCCTGATTTACAAGATGGTCAAGAAGTGATTTTTGAAATTCAAAAAGCTTTAAAAGCTACTGGAAATATTCAAATTCTTTACGGAAACATTGCAACAGAAGGTTGTGTGGCTAAAATTAGTGGTAAAGAAGGAGAGTTTTTTGAAGGTACAGCCGTAGTTTTTGAAGGTGAAAAAGATGTAATTAGAGGAATTCAGGCAGGTGAAGTAAAATCTGGAAACGTAGTGATTATTCGTTACTGTGGTCCAAAAGGTGGTCCAGGTATGTCTGAAATGTTAAAACCAACATCTGCCATTATGGGAGCTGGTTTAGGAAATACGGTTGCTTTGATTACTGACGGACGTTTTTCTGGAGGTTCACACGGTTTTGTAGTGGGGCACGTTACTCCAGAAGCTTACGAAGGTGGAGGAATTGCTTTAATCGAAAACGGAGATGTTATTACCATTGATGCTGTAAATAACACCATTAACATGAAGATTTCTGACGAAGAATTTGCAAAACGTAAAGCCAATTGGAAAAAACCAGAATCTCAAATTAAACAAGGGGTTTTACTTAAATATATGCGTTCGGTCTCCAGTGCCTCTGAAGGATGTGTTACTGACAAATAA
- the leuB gene encoding 3-isopropylmalate dehydrogenase translates to MNLKIAVLSGDGIGPEVILQAKKALYAVGVVYDHEFVFEEALIGAIAIDKTGNPLPEQTLNLCLNTDAVLFGAIGDPMYDNDPTAKIRPELGLLKLRKELGLFANIRPIKAYPKLMDSSPIKKEVLQGTDFIVYRELNGGMYFGDKTTNEEGTYASDLCEYNEEEITKITHLAFKAAQGRRKKVTLVDKANVLETSRLWRKVVTKIAAAYPDVTLNFLYVDNAAMQIISNPRQFDVLLTDNLFGDILSDEASVISGSIGLMASASLGEKHSLFEPIHGCYTEAKDKNIANPIAAILSVALLLEHFGLTTESKKVIKAVERAIITQVVTVDLKVNSQFGTNEVGDFISNYIMNEGDLYFKKDFVQIGQSTIV, encoded by the coding sequence ATGAACTTAAAAATAGCAGTATTATCAGGAGACGGAATAGGTCCGGAAGTGATTCTGCAAGCAAAGAAAGCTTTGTATGCAGTAGGTGTTGTGTATGATCATGAGTTTGTTTTTGAAGAGGCTCTCATTGGTGCTATCGCAATTGATAAAACGGGTAATCCATTGCCTGAGCAAACCTTGAATCTTTGTTTAAACACGGATGCTGTTTTGTTTGGGGCCATTGGTGATCCAATGTATGATAACGATCCAACTGCTAAAATTCGTCCAGAATTAGGCTTGTTGAAGCTAAGAAAAGAATTAGGTTTATTTGCTAATATTAGACCAATCAAAGCGTATCCTAAATTAATGGATTCTTCTCCAATAAAGAAAGAAGTTTTACAAGGGACTGATTTTATAGTTTATAGAGAATTGAATGGCGGAATGTATTTTGGTGACAAAACCACAAATGAAGAAGGAACATATGCTTCTGATTTGTGTGAATATAATGAAGAAGAAATTACAAAAATTACCCATTTAGCTTTCAAAGCAGCACAAGGTAGACGTAAGAAAGTTACCTTAGTTGATAAAGCTAATGTATTAGAAACCTCTCGTTTGTGGAGAAAAGTAGTTACTAAGATTGCTGCAGCATATCCAGATGTTACGTTAAACTTCTTGTATGTTGACAACGCTGCAATGCAAATTATTTCGAATCCAAGACAGTTTGATGTTTTATTGACTGATAATCTTTTTGGAGATATTCTTTCTGATGAAGCGAGCGTTATTTCGGGTTCTATTGGGTTAATGGCTTCGGCATCTTTAGGAGAAAAACATTCTCTTTTTGAGCCAATTCACGGTTGTTATACCGAGGCAAAAGATAAAAATATTGCAAATCCAATTGCAGCAATACTATCGGTGGCGTTGTTGCTAGAACATTTTGGACTTACAACAGAATCTAAAAAAGTTATTAAAGCTGTAGAAAGAGCTATTATTACTCAGGTGGTTACGGTTGATTTAAAAGTAAATTCACAATTTGGAACGAATGAAGTGGGTGATTTTATTTCAAATTATATAATGAACGAAGGTGATTTATATTTTAAAAAGGATTTTGTTCAAATAGGACAATCGACTATTGTTTAA
- a CDS encoding 2-isopropylmalate synthase, producing the protein MNREKVQIFDTTLRDGEQVPGCKLDTNQKLIIANRLDEMGVDIIEAGFPVSSPGDFLSVSEICKIVKNATVCGLTRAVKNDIDVAAAALKHAVKPRIHTGIGTSDSHIIHKLQTTREDIIARAKFAVAHAKSYVEDVEFYAEDAGRTDNEFLAKVCEEVIKSGATVLNIPDTTGYCLPDEYGAKIKYLRENVKGIENVILSCHCHNDLGMATANSIAGAVNGARQIECTINGIGERAGNTALEEVVMVFKQHPYLNLYTDIDSKQLNEMSRLVSESMGMMVQPNKAIVGANAFAHSSGIHQDGVIKNRATYEIMDPLDVGVNESSIILTARSGRAALAYRAKKVGYELTKVQLDIVYVEFLKFADIKKEVLDEDIHQIIEACKTLTNA; encoded by the coding sequence ATGAATAGAGAGAAAGTTCAAATTTTTGATACCACTTTACGTGATGGTGAACAGGTCCCGGGATGTAAATTAGATACAAATCAAAAGTTGATAATTGCCAATCGTTTAGACGAAATGGGCGTTGATATTATCGAAGCTGGTTTTCCTGTTTCTAGTCCAGGTGATTTTTTATCTGTTTCAGAAATATGCAAAATTGTAAAAAACGCAACTGTTTGTGGACTTACCAGAGCAGTTAAAAATGATATTGATGTAGCTGCAGCAGCTTTGAAACACGCTGTAAAGCCACGTATTCATACTGGAATCGGAACTTCAGATTCCCATATTATTCACAAACTACAAACTACAAGAGAAGATATTATTGCTAGAGCAAAATTTGCTGTTGCACATGCTAAATCGTATGTGGAAGATGTAGAATTTTATGCTGAAGATGCAGGAAGAACTGATAATGAATTTTTAGCTAAAGTTTGCGAAGAAGTTATCAAGTCTGGTGCTACTGTGCTTAATATTCCTGATACTACAGGATATTGCTTGCCTGATGAATATGGTGCGAAAATAAAATATTTAAGAGAAAACGTAAAAGGGATTGAAAATGTAATTCTTTCTTGTCATTGTCATAATGATTTAGGAATGGCAACTGCTAACTCAATTGCTGGTGCGGTAAATGGCGCGAGACAAATAGAATGTACTATAAATGGAATTGGAGAAAGAGCAGGAAACACGGCCCTTGAAGAAGTGGTTATGGTTTTTAAACAACATCCATATTTAAATTTATATACCGATATTGATAGTAAACAATTAAATGAGATGAGCCGTTTGGTTTCTGAAAGTATGGGAATGATGGTTCAACCTAACAAAGCTATTGTTGGTGCGAATGCCTTTGCTCATAGTTCTGGAATTCATCAAGATGGTGTTATTAAAAATAGAGCTACTTATGAAATCATGGATCCTTTAGATGTAGGTGTAAATGAATCTTCAATTATCCTTACTGCTAGAAGCGGTAGAGCAGCATTAGCTTATAGAGCTAAAAAAGTAGGTTACGAATTGACAAAAGTACAATTAGACATTGTCTATGTTGAGTTTTTGAAATTTGCAGATATTAAGAAAGAAGTACTTGACGAAGATATTCATCAAATTATTGAAGCTTGTAAAACCTTAACAAACGCTTAA
- a CDS encoding thiamine pyrophosphate-dependent enzyme translates to MTFDRKDLTNNQLLDLYKKILKPRLIEEKMLILIRQGKVSKWFSGIGQEAISVGVTAVLDSDEYILPMHRNLGVFTGRNIPLYRLFSQWQGKANGFTKGRDRSFHFGTQQYKIIGMISHLGPQLGVADGIALANKLSKNGKITAVFTGEGATSEGDFHEALNIASVWELPVMFVIENNGYGLSTPTNEQYRCENLADKGIGYGIESHIIDGNNILEVYNLLSDLKASMIEKPRPVLLEFKTFRMRGHEEASGTKYVPQELMDMWAVKDPVENYRKFLIENEILSADFDATLHTEIKNDIDESLAIANAEPEIKPSYNEELEDVYQQYNFELVKPDLKTENIRFIDAISASLRQSMERHYNLVIMGQDVAEYGGAFKITDGFVAQFGKERIRNTPICESAVVSVGMGLSINGHKAIVEMQFADFVSTGFNPIVNLLAKSHYRWLEKADVVVRMPCGGGTQAGPFHSQTNEAWFTKTPGLKVVYPAFPYDAKGLLNTSINDPNPVMFFEHKQLYRSIHQEVPTNYYTIPLGKAALLKEGDTVTIISFGAAVHWALETLAKNPEIAADLLDLRTLQPLDTEAIFASVKKTGRVIIYQEDSMFGGVASDISALIMENCFEHLDAPVKRCASLDSPIPFTKALEDQYLPKGKFEKELLALIAY, encoded by the coding sequence ATGACCTTTGACAGAAAAGATTTAACTAATAATCAACTATTAGATTTATATAAAAAAATTCTTAAGCCTAGGCTGATTGAGGAAAAAATGTTGATACTTATTCGTCAAGGAAAAGTATCAAAATGGTTTTCTGGAATTGGTCAAGAAGCAATTTCTGTAGGGGTTACAGCAGTTTTGGATTCGGATGAATATATTTTACCGATGCACCGAAATTTAGGTGTTTTTACAGGGAGAAACATTCCGTTGTACCGCCTTTTTTCGCAATGGCAAGGCAAAGCAAATGGATTTACTAAAGGACGTGATCGTAGTTTTCATTTTGGAACACAGCAATATAAAATTATTGGAATGATTTCGCATCTTGGTCCGCAGTTAGGGGTTGCAGACGGAATAGCATTAGCGAATAAACTTTCGAAAAACGGTAAAATTACCGCTGTTTTTACAGGAGAAGGTGCCACTAGTGAGGGTGATTTTCATGAAGCATTAAATATTGCATCAGTATGGGAATTGCCGGTTATGTTTGTAATTGAAAACAATGGATACGGTCTTTCTACCCCAACTAATGAACAGTACCGTTGCGAAAATTTAGCCGATAAAGGAATTGGCTATGGTATAGAAAGTCATATAATTGACGGAAATAATATTCTGGAAGTATATAATTTGCTCTCTGATTTGAAAGCCTCAATGATTGAAAAACCTCGGCCTGTTTTACTAGAATTTAAAACTTTTAGAATGCGTGGGCATGAAGAGGCGAGTGGTACCAAATATGTTCCTCAGGAATTAATGGATATGTGGGCAGTAAAAGATCCTGTAGAAAATTACAGGAAATTCTTGATTGAAAATGAAATTCTCTCCGCTGATTTTGATGCTACTTTACATACAGAAATTAAAAATGATATTGATGAAAGTTTGGCTATAGCCAATGCTGAACCAGAAATAAAACCATCCTACAATGAAGAATTAGAAGATGTTTATCAACAGTATAATTTTGAGCTTGTTAAACCAGATTTAAAAACGGAAAACATTCGTTTTATCGATGCAATTTCGGCTAGTCTGAGACAATCGATGGAGCGTCACTACAACCTCGTAATTATGGGGCAAGATGTTGCTGAATATGGCGGAGCGTTTAAAATTACCGATGGATTTGTTGCGCAGTTTGGAAAAGAAAGGATCCGAAATACGCCAATTTGTGAAAGCGCAGTAGTTTCTGTTGGAATGGGATTATCTATCAATGGACACAAAGCGATTGTAGAAATGCAATTTGCTGATTTTGTTTCAACAGGGTTTAATCCAATCGTAAATTTATTGGCTAAATCGCATTACCGCTGGTTGGAAAAAGCAGATGTTGTCGTTCGCATGCCATGTGGTGGTGGAACTCAAGCGGGACCTTTTCATTCGCAAACTAATGAAGCTTGGTTTACTAAAACACCAGGATTGAAAGTGGTTTATCCGGCTTTTCCTTATGATGCCAAAGGCTTGTTAAATACCTCAATTAATGATCCAAACCCAGTTATGTTTTTTGAACACAAGCAATTATACAGAAGCATTCATCAAGAGGTACCAACTAATTATTATACAATTCCATTGGGGAAAGCTGCTTTATTGAAAGAAGGTGATACAGTTACTATTATTTCTTTTGGAGCTGCTGTTCATTGGGCATTAGAAACTTTAGCTAAGAACCCTGAAATAGCTGCTGATTTACTAGATTTAAGAACTTTACAGCCTTTAGATACAGAAGCTATTTTTGCTTCAGTAAAGAAAACAGGAAGAGTTATTATTTATCAGGAAGATTCTATGTTTGGCGGTGTTGCAAGCGATATTTCGGCATTAATTATGGAAAATTGTTTTGAACATTTAGATGCACCAGTAAAAAGATGTGCCAGTTTAGATAGTCCAATACCGTTTACAAAAGCATTAGAAGATCAGTATTTGCCGAAAGGCAAATTCGAAAAAGAATTGTTAGCTCTTATAGCGTATTAA
- a CDS encoding isopenicillin N synthase family oxygenase, whose product MQNIPSVNLRDFLSDDPKRKQKFVNEIGSAFEDIGFVALKGHFLNDQLVDELYSEIRKFFALPLETKHNYEIPGIGGQRGYVSFGKEHAKGRKEGDLKEFWHFGQYVSDDSKYASEYPKNVEVKELDRFNDVGKEAYQMLEKTGIYVLRALALHLGLDEFYFDEFAKDGNSILRPIHYPPITSEPENAIRAAAHGDINLITLLMGAQGKGLQVQNHNGEWIDAIAESDELVINVGDMLSRHTNNKLKSTIHQVVNPPRELWGTSRYSIPFFMHPVSDMKLDCLEKCIDSENPKKFDDITAGEYLYERLVDLGLIKK is encoded by the coding sequence ATGCAAAACATTCCTAGTGTTAACTTGCGTGATTTCCTTTCGGATGACCCGAAACGTAAACAAAAATTTGTAAATGAAATCGGAAGTGCTTTTGAAGATATTGGCTTCGTAGCACTAAAAGGGCATTTTTTAAATGACCAATTGGTTGATGAATTATATAGCGAAATTAGAAAATTTTTCGCTTTGCCATTAGAAACTAAACACAATTATGAAATTCCCGGAATTGGAGGACAGCGAGGGTATGTTTCGTTTGGCAAAGAACATGCTAAAGGCCGAAAAGAAGGAGATTTAAAAGAGTTTTGGCATTTTGGTCAATACGTTTCTGACGATTCAAAATATGCTTCGGAATATCCTAAAAATGTAGAAGTAAAAGAATTAGATCGTTTCAATGATGTAGGAAAAGAAGCGTATCAAATGCTGGAAAAAACAGGGATTTATGTATTAAGAGCATTAGCATTACATCTTGGTTTAGACGAATTTTATTTTGATGAATTTGCCAAAGATGGAAATTCAATACTAAGACCGATACACTATCCTCCTATTACTTCTGAACCAGAAAATGCTATTCGCGCCGCGGCTCACGGAGATATCAATTTAATTACTTTATTGATGGGAGCTCAAGGAAAAGGACTTCAGGTGCAAAATCATAACGGTGAATGGATTGATGCCATCGCTGAATCAGATGAATTAGTCATTAATGTTGGTGATATGTTATCTCGTCATACTAATAACAAATTAAAATCTACTATTCATCAAGTAGTAAATCCACCAAGAGAATTATGGGGAACTTCCCGATATTCTATTCCGTTTTTTATGCACCCAGTGAGTGACATGAAATTAGATTGTTTGGAAAAATGTATTGATTCTGAAAATCCAAAGAAATTTGATGATATTACTGCTGGTGAATACCTTTACGAACGTTTAGTAGATTTAGGTTTAATCAAAAAATAA
- a CDS encoding translation initiation factor, protein MDLQDQLKNLFPDHQIAPEEKVEEVAHELYVQKEPMICKFEKRKGKATTIIEGYEGTDEDFKILAKEIKTKLSVGGSFKDASIIIQGDYRDKIMQILKEKGFKVKRVGG, encoded by the coding sequence ATGGATTTACAAGACCAATTAAAAAACCTATTTCCGGATCATCAAATCGCTCCTGAAGAAAAAGTTGAAGAAGTTGCTCATGAATTATATGTTCAAAAAGAACCTATGATTTGCAAATTCGAAAAAAGAAAAGGAAAAGCGACCACTATAATTGAAGGTTACGAAGGAACTGATGAAGATTTCAAAATTTTAGCTAAAGAAATCAAAACCAAATTAAGTGTTGGTGGAAGTTTCAAAGATGCTTCTATAATTATTCAAGGAGATTACCGAGATAAAATAATGCAAATACTCAAAGAAAAAGGATTTAAAGTAAAACGAGTTGGAGGCTAG
- a CDS encoding nucleoside phosphorylase, giving the protein MIQSSELILNPDGSVYHLNLKPEHIAHNIIFVGDQNRVEKITQFFDSIEFSTQKREFKTQTGLFKGKRITVLSTGIGPDNIDIVMNELDALVNIDLVTRKPKETLTSLNIIRIGTSGSLQADIPVDSFVMSTFGLGLDNMLRSYVIDEISNSEIEDAFIKHTNWDLRKGKPYAISGSKKLEKMIESDTIHKGVTATAGGFYGPQGRILRLNIQDENLNSKMDNFNYSGNRITNFEMETAAIYGLSKLLGHHALSMNAIIANRANGTFSEDPYKAVDELIVYVLDKIASE; this is encoded by the coding sequence ATGATACAATCATCTGAATTAATTCTCAATCCTGACGGAAGTGTTTACCATTTAAATTTAAAACCGGAACACATTGCACACAACATTATTTTTGTTGGGGATCAAAATAGAGTGGAAAAAATCACGCAGTTTTTTGACAGCATAGAATTTTCTACTCAAAAAAGAGAATTTAAAACTCAAACCGGACTATTCAAAGGCAAACGAATTACAGTTTTATCAACTGGGATTGGTCCTGACAATATTGATATTGTAATGAACGAGTTAGATGCTTTGGTAAATATTGATTTGGTAACTCGCAAACCAAAAGAAACGCTAACATCATTAAATATTATCCGAATAGGAACTTCTGGCTCCTTGCAAGCTGATATTCCTGTTGACAGTTTTGTAATGTCCACATTTGGTTTAGGCCTTGATAATATGCTTCGCTCCTATGTTATTGACGAAATATCAAATTCTGAAATTGAGGACGCTTTTATAAAACATACCAATTGGGATTTACGAAAAGGAAAACCATATGCAATTTCAGGTTCAAAGAAACTTGAAAAAATGATTGAAAGCGATACCATTCATAAAGGAGTAACTGCAACTGCAGGAGGTTTTTATGGACCACAAGGTCGCATTTTACGATTGAACATTCAAGATGAAAATCTTAATTCAAAGATGGATAATTTCAATTATAGCGGAAACCGAATTACTAATTTTGAAATGGAAACAGCCGCTATTTATGGACTTTCTAAACTTTTGGGTCATCATGCCTTATCGATGAATGCTATAATTGCTAATCGAGCTAATGGTACTTTTAGTGAAGATCCATACAAAGCTGTCGATGAATTGATTGTTTACGTTTTGGATAAAATAGCTTCGGAATAA